ATCTCCTGCGGCAACGTCCCAATCTTCAAGGACGGCAGGGGATGCGGCTCATGCTACGAGGTAACCTCACCAATTAATTAACACAACCTCATCGTCTCGTACTCTCCCAATCATTGTCCCGAGGACATGCATTCGTACATCTCCTTCGAAACAAAGGAATTTCATTTTAGAATTTCATAAGGGTTAATTTAGAACTATAGTGATTATATAATGAAAATATATCCAGTAAAACTCTTGTGTTTCAAATTAAGGCGGCCTGATCTTATCAACAAGTCAATGTTTAATACATTGCTATTTCACAAACATTTTTGGCAGTTTATATTTCACAAACAttcaatgcaatatatatatggaatttTGCTAAATTAATGGACATCGATTTACGTTAGGTACATTTTGATTTGGGCATTAATTTGGCCGAGTACATTTTGAGTACAGGTGAAGTGTGAGCAGCCGGCGGCGTGCTCGAAGCAGCCGGTGACGGTGTTCATCACGGACATGAACTACGAGCCCATCTCGGCGTACCACTTCGACTTCTCCGGCAAGGCGTTCGGCGCCATGGCTTGCCCGGGGAAGGAGACCGAGCTCCGCAAGGCCGGCATCATCGACATGCAGTTCAGGAGGGTGCGCTGCAAGTACCCCGGCGGCCAGAAGGTCACCTTCCACGTCGAGAAGGGCTCCAACCCCAACTACCTCGCCGTGCTCGTCAAGTTCGTCGCCGACGACGGTGACGTCATCCAGATGGACCTCCAGGAGGCCGGATTGCCAGCGTGGAGGCCCATGAAGCTGTCGTGGGGCGCCATCTGGAGGATGGACACCGCCACGCCACTCAAGGCACCCTTCTCCATTCGCGTCACCACCGAGTCCGGCAAGAGCCTCATCGCCAAAGACGTCATCCCGGTCAACTGGATGCCAGACGCCATCTACGTATCAAACGTCCAGTTCTATTGAGATCGGACGGAAACGATCCTCCTAATTTATTTCCCTATTAATTTGTTCAAATGGTTTCCTTCTATAACCTATATTTTTCCCGTTGTTAGAAATGGTTCCATTTCCTCCTACAGCTTACTTTAAGATAGTTGCGCTTGTATATCTGCGCCATCTTGTAAGTTGTAAGATGCTGAAGAACACTATGAATTCTGAGCATCTGATTCTCCGGGAAGATTTACTATGATAAACAACAGTTTGATTTACTATGTGTGTCCCCTTGTTTATTGTATGCTATCCTAATACTTATGAAAAGTTTTGATAAATATGTGTCACTTTGCGAAAACTCAAATTCAATACATAcaagttgaaaaaaatattatacgGTAATATTTGTTCCTATAATATTACACGTACGCTAAGAGAAGACGGACATGGATTTTCTACTCCTAGCTAGGTGGAATCGCACCTATGCAAAcgtttgcatgtcatctaaatagtcgtgcatttttttttaaaaaaaggtttaGATTGATGTGATGCTAgaagtatatatacatgtatagtTAAATATGATCTCCTttgagaaacaaaaataacaaaatttgaacaaaaaaatacaaacacaacttgttatttttatttacttGAAGATCGAATTTGTAGTTGCATGTTTGTGTACCAAATTATATTATCACAATATATCTtgctaattttattttatatttttatttaactatttataCCACATGCATACCCTAGATGCACTTGCTAAAA
Above is a window of Oryza sativa Japonica Group chromosome 10, ASM3414082v1 DNA encoding:
- the LOC4349301 gene encoding expansin-B9 precursor yields the protein MGSLTTNIVLAVAVVAALVGGGSCGPPKVPPGPNITTNYNAPWLPARATWYGQPYGSGSTDNGGACGIKNVNLPPYNGMISCGNVPIFKDGRGCGSCYEVKCEQPAACSKQPVTVFITDMNYEPISAYHFDFSGKAFGAMACPGKETELRKAGIIDMQFRRVRCKYPGGQKVTFHVEKGSNPNYLAVLVKFVADDGDVIQMDLQEAGLPAWRPMKLSWGAIWRMDTATPLKAPFSIRVTTESGKSLIAKDVIPVNWMPDAIYVSNVQFY